The sequence below is a genomic window from Pongo abelii isolate AG06213 chromosome 15, NHGRI_mPonAbe1-v2.0_pri, whole genome shotgun sequence.
GACCCCCCACTTTCCCAGGGGCTTCCTCTTGGGAAGCTGGGTTTTAATGGGCTCTCCCGGGACGGCTGAGGGGCGGCCAGCATTGGACTCTGCACATCCTCCACACTCAATGCAAGCGAGGCAGGCCCATTCCTCCCCTGGTCCTGGCCTCCAGGACACAGGTCAATGGAGAGTGCACCCGGAGGTCAGCTGGGCTCCACTTCTTCCCCCTCCCTACCCTCCTGAGCCGGGGATGGGGGCCAGTGCTGAGGTCACCTGGACAGTTTGGCGGTTGTACACCTTCACCACATGGAACCGGAAGCTGTAGACACCCCGGACAGGGGCTACGAAGGAGCCAGAGGCCCGGTCAAAGCCACCGCCCTCGTTCACCAGGACCTGGGGGAAGCAGAGCCTGCTGAGTGGGGCTCAGGAAATGCCCATGGCTCAGGGGTACCATGGGGACTAGGGGCAGGGGCAGTGAGTAATGAATAGAAGGAGTGGCAAGTAGGAGTGAATAGGAGTGAACAGATTCAAAAGAAATGGTGAGAAAGGGCAAGGAGGGGGCTGCGTatgggtggagggagaggaaacCGTCGGTGGGGTGGTGGGGCAACAGGCCAGATTAGGGAAAGATGTAGGAAGCTGTTTTCTTAAAGCCTCAGAGACAGCAAAGTGGGCTTGGACAGTTGCTTCCAGGTCCTTGCAGGGTCCTTCCAGGTCCTCTGGACGGGGGTAGGGGGATTACCTGGTCGAAGTAGATGGCCCCACTGGTGCCATTGCCGGTTTCCCCTGCTGGCTCATGGTGGTGGCTTCGGACCGCAGCAAATGCCACTCGCCCAGGGGGCGCCTCTCCCAGGGCTGCTCCCCCGGGCCCCCCTGCAGCAGCTCGGCCAGGCTCACAGACCACCAGGCACTCCCCCTCCAGCAGGACGGGCTCTGACCCCTCCTGGGCCCACCCGGCCCCCAGGGCCAGAAGCACCAGAACCAAGGGCAGCCCGGGACTGTGTAAGGGACCTGGTAGCCAGTGTGGCTTGGCTCCCAACATGGCTGAGGGGCTCTGCAACCCACAAGTGCCCCGGTCTTCTGTCCCTCTTCTGTTTCCGCTCCTCTCCCTGGACTCTCACCGCCGGCACCCTGATGGTCTGCCCTCTTTAGGCTCGCTGAACCCCCTCTCCATACCTGTGTCCCAGCTCTGTCCTGCCTCCCACTCTTACTCCTGCTGTCACTGCAGTTCCCTCCTCCTTGGCAGAGCATGCAGTGACAGCAGTTGGGCtttgggagagagaggagggatgaAGCCGCCTGCCCGCTGGACGGGAGGGTTGCAGCCAGAGCTTCAGGGCAGCCCTGCTGGATGGGACAGCACTGAAGGCCGAACCTGGGGGGATGGAGAAcatggtatgtgtgtgtgaggggtgtgagagaatgtgtgagtgtgtgcatatgCCAGAGGCAGCCCCTCAACCCCTTCCTCCTATTCCTCCTCTCTTCAAAATCCCCCACAAATCAACAGCCCTTCTTCGTGGCATCTTTCCATTTGTTGGAAGAAAGGGGTACTCCACCAGGGGTaccccccgccccccccgcctCCCCCCTCCGCCACGATTGCTTTGGTGGAAAGTGCTTGGGCCTAGAGCACCAGTGGGCCAGTCACGCTGCCTCTTTCTTTGGTCGGCCACATCTTTATTCGCGGGAAACAACTTTCAACGCGTGGTTCCCCTTTCCGAGAAATAACTGCGCAGAATGCGCGAGGACCCTGAGGGCCCGGAGACAGACGGGAGGGCTGGTGAGAAGCGCGAGGAGCGAGCCCTGGAGCCGCCGAGGGGACTAGGCCGAGCGGACCCGTCGGGGCCTCTGGGCGCGGCGGCAGGGTTGGGAGGAGGGCGCGCAGCCGGGAGGAGCTGGGCTGACTCCGCCCCAGGCCAGGAAGTGACTCAAGAAACAGTTTGCGTGCGATGTGGCCAAGAGAGGTCCCCGTTGGGTGAGGAACCCGGGAAGGCCCGCCCAGATTCGGGCCCCCTGCCCTTGTCCCCTGGGCCGGGGGCGTGGGCAAAGCGGGGGCCCGGCGGGCGCTGAGAGGACCCGAAGCCGGCGCGGGCGGCGGAGGCGGTAGGCGCGCCCCTCCCCCGCGCCCGGGAGCGGGGAGCGGGGGCCGCGGTGCGGAGTAGGCCCAGCCCGGGGTGGC
It includes:
- the CBLN3 gene encoding cerebellin-3 — translated: MLGAKPHWLPGPLHSPGLPLVLVLLALGAGWAQEGSEPVLLEGECLVVCEPGRAAAGGPGGAALGEAPPGRVAFAAVRSHHHEPAGETGNGTSGAIYFDQVLVNEGGGFDRASGSFVAPVRGVYSFRFHVVKVYNRQTVQVSLMLNTWPVISAFANDPDVTREAATSSVLLPLDPGDRVSLRLRRGNLLGGWKYSSFSGFLIFPL